In Legionella israelensis, the genomic window GATAATATAAATGATGGTATTTTTTGTAATTTGTAAACTCTGGATAAAACGCTGCAAATTATTCACTGTTAGATCAATGCCTATCACACCCTTTAACCGACGTTTGCTATCATAAATTGGTGCTGCAGAGCTAATCCCATACTGTTCATCAGCATTAATGCCAGACTGAAAACCATGGAATTTATATACATCCGTCCAAATGACTTTTCCCGCTTTAACGGCTTTTTGATACCACGGTCGTTTCCTCGGATCAAAGTCTTTTTTCTGCCATTGTGTTTTTACAATATTTCCTTGTGTACCAACTTCATAACGGATTCGGGAAGAGGGTTTTGGGGAGTTGATAATATGGTCAAGATATAGTTTGCCATTTGTGCCTCGTTCCACTCCATAAAAATTCCCTTTTGGTGTTGCAAAATAAATCATGGACAACTCAAGGTTATCATCTATGGATTCAATAAGAAATTTATCGAATTGTTCTCGATTTTCGGGGTGAATAATGTCCTGATGGATCATATTTTTAATTTCAAGCAAATACGTATTTAAGGGTAGAAAATAATTACGAAAACGTTCTTTTACCAAAAGAGAGCTTTTATCAATCAATCTTATGGTGCTTGAACTTAGAATTTTATTTAAAGCCACATATTGAATACCGATAATTGAAAAACCAATCAAGCTTAATAAGATAACAAATAAAGTGATAATGCTGACACGAATACTAACTTTAAAATCTTTCATTTTTCGGTATTTGTTCACTTTGAATCGCATTTTGTCTGCCCACCATCATCACAACAGTTAGTATAGCAGACATCAAATCTTAAAGGGGTGATCGTAATTTTCATGTTATTTTAGCCGTCTCAATTACCATAAAATCTTCTGCAACCATTTTAAAAGCTGTGTTAGAATGGCGGCTAAAGCCCAAAATAAAAACGCCCATGCTGGAAAGTGATCGTTTAATTAGCGCTCAATCGCTTATTTCTGAAGAAGCCATTGACAGAGCCATTAGGCCTGTACGCCTGGATGAGTACATTGGTCAAGAAAATATTCGTTCACAAATGCGTATTTTTATTGATGCTGCGAAAAAGCGTAATGATGCTTTGGATCATGTGCTTATATTTGGTCCTCCAGGTTTAGGGAAGACGACTCTGGCCAATATCATTGCTCATGAGATGGGAGTAAATATACGGCAGACTTCAGGACCTGTACTTGAACGCGCTGGAGATGTTGCGGCGATTTTGACCAATCTGGAAGAAAACGATGTATTGTTCATTGATGAAATACATCGTCTGAATCCATTGATTGAAGAAATTTTATATCCTGCCATGGAAGATTATAAACTGGATATCATGATTGGCGAAGGTCCTGCTGCACGCTCCATTAAATTGGACCTGCCTCCATTTACTTTAATCGGTGCAACCACGAGAGCAGGCTCCTTAACGTCACCATTACGTGATCGGTTTGGTATCGTCCAACGTCTGGAATTTTACTCAACAGAAGCTTTGAGTCATATCGTCAGTCGTTCTGCACGCTTATTAAGCGTACAGACAGAAACGGAAGGTGCTTGTGAAATTGCAACACGCTCTCGGGGAACACCAAGAATAGCTAACCGTTTATTACGACGGGTTAGAGATTTTGCACAAGTGAAAGGGCAGGGTATCATCACTTTAGAGATTGCCCGGCACGCACTTGAGATGTTGGATATCGATCATCATGGGTTTGACATTATGGATCGCAAATTATTGTTGGCTGTGATTGAACATTTTTCAGGCGGCCCCGTAGGTGTTGATAGTATTGCTGCAGCCATCGGAGAGGAAAAAGGAACTATCGAAGATGTTCTTGAGCCTTACCTGATTCAACAAGGCTTTCTTATGAGAACATCAAGAGGGCGAGTAGCCACATCAGCAGCTTACCGGCATTTCGGTTTAGTTCCCATTGAACAGCAATAAGTTATTGGAGGTAAATTGTGGCAAATAGCAGCGTATTTATGTATTTTTGGCAGGCAGGTTTGGTCGTTAAACTGGTGATGTTTTTGCTGTTGATTGCTTCCATATCTTCCTGGACATTAATTTTTCAGAGAGCTTGGTATTTTAAGCGAAAAAAGCGGCAGATGATGGATTTCATTCAGCGTTTTTCAGAAAGTGCTGATCTCGGTAAATTATATACTGAGATAAACAGCCAGAGCTCAAAAATACAAGGGCTGGCTGCTATATTTCAGGTTGGGTTTAAGGAGTTTGTGCGCAGCAGTAAATCGGGCCAGATAAATATTGAGCCTATTCAAAGAGCCATGCAGATTAGTCATGCCAAAGAAGCTGAGAAGCTTGAGAAACACTTGCCTTTTTTTGCTTCCGTAGGTTCAATAGCGCCTTATGTCGGTTTGTTTGGTACAGTCTGGGGTATTATGACATCCTTTCAGGCACTTGGACAGGCACAACAAGCTACGATCGCTATGGTTGCACCGGGTATTTCAGAGGCTCTGGTTGCTACAGCACTTGGCTTATTTACGGCGATTCCCGCAGTAATCGCTTATAACCGCTATACGACGCGGGCAAATAACCTGCTAAATCGCTATGATTTGTTTCAAGAAGAATTTGTCTCACTGATTGAACAACAGGGTCATGACTCAAATAGCGGGTAAAAATTTAGATTATAGCTGTAAGTGAAACCGTCAGAGGTTATTCATGATAAAAAGAAAAAATAAAGACTCTACAAAGCCTGTCTCTGAGATTAATGTAGTTCCGTATATCGATGTGATGTTGGTTTTGTTAGTCATTTTTATGATAACGGCTCCCATGCTAACTCAGGGCATTACCGTGGATTTACCGAAGGCCGCCAGTCAGTCTTTAAAAACCACGGAAAGAGAACCCATTATTGTCTCCGTTAACCAACAGGGTAGTCTTTTTTTGAACATCAGTTCTACTCCCTCTATACCAATAGATGCACAATCTTTGGCTGTAAGAGTCGCTGCAGAACTTTCTCTT contains:
- the ruvB gene encoding Holliday junction branch migration DNA helicase RuvB; translated protein: MLESDRLISAQSLISEEAIDRAIRPVRLDEYIGQENIRSQMRIFIDAAKKRNDALDHVLIFGPPGLGKTTLANIIAHEMGVNIRQTSGPVLERAGDVAAILTNLEENDVLFIDEIHRLNPLIEEILYPAMEDYKLDIMIGEGPAARSIKLDLPPFTLIGATTRAGSLTSPLRDRFGIVQRLEFYSTEALSHIVSRSARLLSVQTETEGACEIATRSRGTPRIANRLLRRVRDFAQVKGQGIITLEIARHALEMLDIDHHGFDIMDRKLLLAVIEHFSGGPVGVDSIAAAIGEEKGTIEDVLEPYLIQQGFLMRTSRGRVATSAAYRHFGLVPIEQQ
- the tolQ gene encoding protein TolQ; this encodes MYFWQAGLVVKLVMFLLLIASISSWTLIFQRAWYFKRKKRQMMDFIQRFSESADLGKLYTEINSQSSKIQGLAAIFQVGFKEFVRSSKSGQINIEPIQRAMQISHAKEAEKLEKHLPFFASVGSIAPYVGLFGTVWGIMTSFQALGQAQQATIAMVAPGISEALVATALGLFTAIPAVIAYNRYTTRANNLLNRYDLFQEEFVSLIEQQGHDSNSG
- the tolR gene encoding protein TolR; this translates as MIKRKNKDSTKPVSEINVVPYIDVMLVLLVIFMITAPMLTQGITVDLPKAASQSLKTTEREPIIVSVNQQGSLFLNISSTPSIPIDAQSLAVRVAAELSLARESQQKLNVLVKGDRSVPYGKIVEAMSLLKKAGAEQVGLLTDSYSDTGVNKS